From Micromonospora rifamycinica, a single genomic window includes:
- a CDS encoding nucleotidyl transferase AbiEii/AbiGii toxin family protein: MAADPFHERLARTGLAAADRYGFALAGGYAVQAAGLVERPSEDIDLFTAWDRRNEFAAAVVHAYRVDSLTVETERQYDTFARLAVTDGARVSKVELGVDWRANEPILMAIGPVLHPDDAVANKMSALYGRAFARDFIDIDATLRSGRYTREALLTLAQRADRGFERRIFADALGQATQLDPDDFAQYGVTGPALDDLRSRFAEWRRELLDEER, translated from the coding sequence ATAGCGGCGGACCCCTTCCACGAACGCCTCGCCCGCACCGGGCTCGCGGCGGCCGATCGATACGGCTTCGCGCTGGCCGGCGGCTACGCGGTCCAGGCCGCCGGGCTCGTCGAGCGGCCCAGCGAGGACATCGACCTGTTCACCGCCTGGGACCGCCGCAACGAGTTCGCCGCCGCAGTCGTACACGCCTACCGAGTCGACAGCCTGACCGTCGAGACCGAGCGGCAGTACGACACCTTCGCCCGCCTGGCCGTCACCGACGGTGCGCGGGTGTCCAAGGTCGAACTCGGCGTGGACTGGCGGGCCAACGAACCGATCCTCATGGCGATCGGACCCGTCCTCCACCCCGACGACGCAGTAGCGAACAAGATGAGCGCCCTCTACGGACGGGCGTTCGCCCGGGACTTCATCGACATCGACGCCACCCTCCGCTCCGGCCGCTACACCCGCGAAGCCCTTCTCACCCTGGCCCAGCGCGCCGACCGTGGCTTCGAACGGCGCATCTTCGCCGACGCCCTCGGACAAGCCACCCAGCTCGACCCCGACGACTTCGCCCAGTACGGCGTCACCGGCCCAGCGCTGGACGATCTCCGAAGCCGATTCGCGGAGTGGCGCCGCGAACTGCTCGACGAGGAACGATGA
- a CDS encoding metallophosphoesterase translates to MAAGDAVQVRPARGLLRPLVSGATLIAVLALLFGLPWWTLTVAARWPTPVVAAGTAVCVVAVVAFPVLMSLGHGRRRLDAAARAGDTLLGLVWILFVWALLGNVARLPLAAAGVADPVRSRVVAVGVVAVSVVLAVWGYAEAMRVPRVRRVDVTLDRLGAGLDGVRVALLTDTHYGPIDRVRWSARTIEVVNGLAPDIVCHTGDIADGTVDQRRAQAAPLGLVQARLARVYVTGNHEYYGQAQGWVDHMRTLGWEPLHNRHLVVERDGARLVVAGVDDVTAASSGVAGHRADHAAALAGTDPQLPVLLLAHQPKQIGEAVAAGVDLQLSGHTHGGQMWPFHYLVRLDQPVVQGLSRHGRTQLYTSRGTGFWGPPFRIFAPSEITLLTLRAG, encoded by the coding sequence ATGGCTGCTGGCGATGCCGTACAGGTCCGGCCGGCGCGAGGGCTGCTGCGACCGCTGGTGTCCGGGGCGACGCTGATCGCGGTCCTGGCGTTGCTGTTCGGGCTGCCCTGGTGGACGCTGACGGTGGCGGCGCGCTGGCCGACGCCGGTGGTGGCCGCCGGCACGGCGGTCTGCGTCGTCGCGGTGGTCGCGTTCCCCGTGCTGATGTCGCTCGGGCACGGCCGCCGTCGGCTGGACGCGGCGGCCCGCGCGGGGGACACCCTCCTCGGCCTGGTCTGGATCCTCTTCGTCTGGGCGCTGCTCGGCAACGTGGCCCGGCTCCCGCTGGCCGCCGCCGGGGTCGCCGACCCGGTGCGGTCCCGGGTGGTGGCGGTCGGCGTGGTGGCCGTCTCGGTCGTCCTGGCCGTCTGGGGGTACGCCGAGGCGATGCGGGTGCCCCGGGTCCGGCGGGTGGACGTCACCCTCGACCGGCTGGGTGCCGGTCTCGACGGGGTCCGGGTGGCGCTGCTGACCGACACCCACTACGGCCCGATCGACCGGGTCCGCTGGTCCGCCCGCACCATCGAGGTGGTCAACGGCCTGGCCCCCGACATCGTCTGCCACACCGGCGACATCGCCGACGGCACTGTCGACCAGCGCCGGGCGCAGGCCGCGCCGCTGGGCCTGGTGCAGGCCCGGCTGGCCCGGGTGTACGTGACGGGCAACCACGAGTACTACGGCCAGGCGCAGGGCTGGGTCGACCACATGCGGACCCTCGGCTGGGAGCCGCTGCACAACCGGCACCTCGTGGTGGAGCGGGACGGCGCACGGCTCGTCGTCGCGGGGGTGGACGACGTGACCGCCGCCTCGTCCGGCGTCGCCGGTCACCGGGCCGACCACGCGGCGGCGCTCGCCGGCACCGACCCGCAGTTGCCCGTGCTGCTGCTGGCGCACCAGCCGAAGCAGATCGGCGAGGCGGTCGCGGCCGGCGTGGACCTGCAACTGTCCGGGCACACCCACGGCGGCCAGATGTGGCCGTTCCACTACCTGGTCCGGCTCGACCAGCCGGTCGTGCAGGGCCTCAGCCGGCACGGCCGGACCCAGCTCTACACGAGTCGGGGGACCGGTTTCTGGGGTCCACCGTTCCGGATCTTCGCGCCGAGCGAGATCACCCTGCTCACCCTCCGGGCGGGTTAG
- a CDS encoding NAD(P)H-dependent oxidoreductase, protein MKTLIVYAHPEPRSLNGSLKDLAVSTLQAAGHEVRVSDLYAMNWKAVVDAADFGGYATSPLRVTPSSGRAYDAGALTPEVRAEQEKLLWADTVIFQFPLWWYTMPAILKGWVDRVFSFHFAYGVGVHDETRYGERFGEGTLLGRRAVLSVTIGGPESQYTDRGINGPIEDLLFPIHHGILYYPGLEVLPPFVLYRADRISGDEFADVAKRWQERLLTLETTPPIAFRRQNSGDYEIPSLRLREGLEAPGRSGFDLHVRAG, encoded by the coding sequence ATGAAGACGCTCATCGTCTACGCCCATCCGGAGCCGCGTTCGCTGAACGGCTCGCTGAAGGATCTCGCGGTGTCGACGCTCCAGGCCGCCGGTCACGAGGTGCGGGTGAGCGACCTGTACGCGATGAACTGGAAGGCCGTGGTGGACGCGGCCGACTTCGGCGGGTACGCCACGAGCCCGCTGCGGGTGACCCCGAGTTCGGGCCGGGCGTACGACGCCGGCGCGCTCACCCCCGAGGTGCGGGCCGAGCAGGAGAAGCTGCTCTGGGCCGACACGGTGATCTTCCAGTTCCCGCTCTGGTGGTACACCATGCCGGCCATCCTCAAGGGCTGGGTGGACCGGGTGTTCTCGTTCCACTTCGCCTACGGCGTGGGCGTGCACGACGAGACCCGCTACGGCGAGCGTTTCGGGGAGGGGACACTGCTCGGGCGGCGGGCGGTCCTCTCGGTGACCATCGGCGGCCCGGAGTCGCAGTACACGGATCGCGGGATCAACGGTCCGATCGAGGACCTGCTGTTCCCGATCCACCACGGCATCCTCTACTACCCGGGGCTGGAGGTGCTGCCGCCGTTCGTGCTGTACCGCGCCGACCGGATCTCCGGTGACGAGTTCGCCGACGTCGCGAAGAGGTGGCAGGAACGACTGCTGACACTGGAGACGACCCCGCCCATCGCGTTCCGGCGGCAGAACTCCGGTGACTACGAGATCCCGTCACTGCGGTTGAGGGAGGGCCTGGAGGCACCCGGCCGCAGCGGTTTCGACCTGCACGTACGCGCCGGGTGA
- a CDS encoding helix-turn-helix transcriptional regulator, with protein sequence MDDLAGFLRTRRSRVDPSVAGIPTDNRRRVEGLRREEVAHLSGVSVDYYVRLEQGRATQPSEQVLDALARVLGLDETERGHLYRLARQRRRRTRAPTGRLRAELLRVLDLIVDAPALIMDHRMDVVAGNRLAGLLYGRDTTGLNTARHIFLEEDVRGLYAQWETCTLDVVGHLRLAAGKHPDDPRLASLIGELSMGSERFRRLWARADVRARAHGPKAFRHPLVGLLELHQENFALPDGSGRELIVLSAPPGSPAEDGLRLLASLDNDGNAPGKGLRVTNSS encoded by the coding sequence ATGGACGATCTCGCGGGCTTCCTGCGTACCCGGCGCTCCCGGGTCGACCCGTCCGTCGCCGGCATCCCGACCGACAACCGGCGCCGCGTCGAGGGGCTGCGTCGCGAAGAGGTCGCCCACCTGTCCGGGGTCAGCGTCGACTACTACGTACGCCTGGAGCAGGGCCGCGCCACCCAACCCTCGGAACAGGTCCTCGACGCGCTCGCCCGTGTCCTCGGACTCGACGAGACCGAACGCGGTCACCTGTACCGGCTGGCCCGGCAGCGCCGCCGTCGCACCAGGGCACCCACCGGTCGCCTGCGGGCGGAGCTGCTCCGGGTACTCGACCTGATCGTCGACGCCCCCGCCCTGATCATGGACCACCGGATGGACGTGGTCGCCGGCAACCGCCTCGCCGGGCTCCTCTACGGCCGCGACACGACCGGCCTGAACACCGCCCGGCACATCTTCCTCGAAGAGGATGTGCGGGGCCTCTACGCGCAGTGGGAGACGTGCACCCTCGACGTGGTCGGGCACCTTCGCCTGGCCGCCGGAAAGCACCCCGACGATCCCCGCCTGGCCTCGCTCATCGGCGAACTGTCGATGGGCAGCGAGCGCTTCCGCCGCCTCTGGGCCCGGGCGGACGTGCGCGCCCGCGCACACGGACCCAAGGCCTTCCGGCATCCGCTGGTCGGGCTGCTGGAACTGCACCAGGAGAACTTCGCCCTGCCGGACGGGTCGGGCAGGGAACTGATCGTCCTGTCGGCGCCGCCGGGGAGCCCCGCCGAAGACGGGCTGCGCCTGTTGGCATCCCTCGACAACGACGGGAACGCTCCGGGCAAGGGACTGCGGGTCACGAACTCGTCGTGA
- a CDS encoding phosphotransferase enzyme family protein: MLVHVAEDFGIHLTAVEVINGGVDRAAQNFLGRTETTAYAIKWSAGGSAAGLVVPSALADRKVRAVSAPVRTRDGRLYSERDGRRLSVTPWVGDRNGLDGGLDEAQCREFGALLAATHSLPVTPELAAVLPVAGHHQDLAAVRATEALLHASPPPDVIAAEARSIWADHAELIAAVVDRVGSLASAVKPSTVCHTDPHLGNVLAAPGRMWLVDWDDAALSTPEHDLMFVLGGAYGDEHIGDREREWFFEGYGPVTVRPRHLAYWRASRGLADIAFLAGEAFTPGEYGDTWRARAVRLLAANLGPDGLIARAMT, translated from the coding sequence GTGCTCGTTCACGTTGCCGAGGACTTCGGTATCCATCTGACTGCCGTGGAGGTCATCAACGGCGGGGTGGATCGGGCAGCGCAGAACTTCCTGGGCCGCACGGAAACAACCGCGTATGCGATCAAGTGGTCCGCCGGTGGCAGCGCCGCCGGGCTCGTGGTGCCGAGCGCGTTAGCCGACCGGAAAGTGCGAGCGGTGTCTGCGCCGGTCCGCACACGAGACGGTCGCCTCTACTCCGAGCGCGACGGGCGTCGGCTGTCGGTGACCCCGTGGGTCGGTGACCGCAACGGCCTCGACGGCGGCCTGGACGAAGCCCAGTGTCGCGAGTTCGGTGCGCTGCTCGCCGCGACGCACTCCCTCCCGGTCACGCCGGAGCTGGCGGCCGTTCTGCCCGTCGCCGGCCACCACCAGGATCTGGCTGCGGTCCGGGCGACCGAAGCGTTGCTTCACGCCTCGCCACCGCCCGATGTGATCGCGGCGGAGGCCAGGAGCATCTGGGCAGACCACGCGGAGCTCATCGCGGCGGTGGTCGACCGGGTGGGGTCACTGGCGTCGGCGGTGAAGCCGTCGACCGTGTGCCACACCGATCCGCACCTGGGCAACGTCCTGGCGGCACCCGGCCGGATGTGGCTCGTCGACTGGGACGACGCCGCCCTGTCCACACCCGAACACGACCTGATGTTCGTCCTCGGCGGCGCGTACGGCGACGAGCACATCGGCGATCGGGAACGAGAGTGGTTTTTCGAGGGGTACGGGCCGGTGACGGTGCGCCCGCGTCACCTGGCGTACTGGCGCGCAAGCCGTGGTCTGGCCGACATCGCCTTCCTCGCAGGGGAGGCTTTCACACCGGGCGAATACGGCGACACCTGGCGGGCGAGGGCGGTCCGGCTTCTCGCCGCGAACCTGGGACCAGACGGTCTCATAGCGCGGGCGATGACCTGA
- a CDS encoding VOC family protein, with the protein MTNEVTVPLLPCASIDDIESFYGVLGFHTTYKQRRPNPCVGVRREDLQLQFFEIPGFDPEQSYGSCLVLTGDIEGLHRAFAAGMRAAYGKVLVSGTPRMTRPRARKNADGVGGFSVIDPGGNWIRVFRHATSAPAPATAPEGRLAKALANAVVQADSRGAVGQAVRILDSALARPHADDDPVEQVEVLVYRAELAMVLHDPETAAEMLARARSVTLTEGQSERAASAFDNAAELAAAKR; encoded by the coding sequence ATGACCAACGAGGTGACCGTTCCCCTGTTGCCGTGCGCGTCCATCGACGACATCGAGAGCTTCTACGGAGTTCTCGGTTTCCACACCACGTACAAGCAGCGCCGGCCCAACCCGTGTGTGGGGGTGCGGCGGGAAGACCTGCAACTGCAGTTCTTCGAGATCCCCGGGTTCGACCCGGAGCAGTCCTACGGTTCCTGCCTGGTGCTGACCGGAGACATCGAGGGACTGCACCGGGCGTTCGCCGCCGGTATGCGCGCCGCGTACGGCAAGGTGCTGGTCTCCGGAACGCCGCGGATGACCCGGCCCAGGGCGCGGAAGAACGCCGACGGGGTGGGCGGATTCAGCGTCATCGACCCGGGCGGCAACTGGATCCGGGTCTTCCGGCACGCCACCAGCGCGCCCGCGCCGGCCACCGCGCCGGAAGGCCGGCTGGCCAAGGCCCTGGCGAATGCCGTGGTGCAGGCCGACTCCCGGGGAGCCGTCGGACAGGCCGTTCGGATCCTCGACAGCGCCCTGGCCCGCCCGCACGCCGACGACGACCCGGTCGAGCAGGTGGAGGTCCTCGTCTACCGCGCCGAACTGGCCATGGTGCTGCACGATCCGGAAACCGCGGCCGAGATGCTGGCCCGCGCCCGGTCCGTCACGCTGACGGAAGGCCAGTCCGAAAGGGCGGCATCCGCCTTCGACAACGCCGCCGAACTCGCAGCAGCGAAGCGGTGA
- a CDS encoding MbtH family protein: MNPFDDENARFMVLVNDEGQHCLWPVFAEVPAGWTVALADAGRAEALAWVETNWVDMRPRSLVEAMRSGELPDVAPRT; encoded by the coding sequence GTGAACCCCTTCGATGACGAGAACGCCCGCTTCATGGTCCTGGTGAACGACGAGGGACAGCACTGCCTGTGGCCCGTCTTCGCCGAGGTGCCCGCGGGCTGGACGGTCGCCCTGGCCGACGCGGGCCGCGCCGAGGCGCTCGCCTGGGTGGAGACGAACTGGGTGGACATGCGACCGCGCAGTCTCGTCGAGGCGATGCGCTCCGGCGAGCTACCGGACGTGGCCCCGCGGACCTGA